TGTTGCGGTTCCACCTATTGCATCAATTTCTTGGTAGTATGCAGGTTGTTCTGATTGCAACAATGCCATAATCGATTCACTATTAACCGCCGTTCCACTTGCCGCCAACTGTTTGATGGCAGTATATATGATGCGAAACGGACGATAAGTGAAGTCTCGTATGTCAATTTGTTCTGCCACGTTAACCAAGTGTTGTGGATTAGTGTAAATGGCCTTAATGATAATCCACTCATTGATTGGCGGCGTTTGAGCTTGCAATAGGCATCACTCCTTAGATTAACGACTGAATTAGTTTCTGTGCGTCCATAAACAACTGTTCTACGTCGCCATCGTTATGTATGACCGCATTGGTGTACACATCAGCTAATTCGCTCTCAGTTACATGTTGCAACGTGTCCATATCCACTTCACCGTCACGTTCCCGTAGTCGTTGGATGCGCACATCATCTGGCGCCACAATGCGTACCGTGTACCAACCTTTGCGCGTGTAGTGGTCGTATTCGTTGCGCAAGCGCATATCATCTAGCACAAAATGTACGGTACATGGATAATCTGAAATCCGCTTATCTGTGTATTTAATCCACACATCCGCATCAATTTCACGCATTGACATACCGATATGCTGATACACTTTGCGCGGTTTGCCCGTTAAATCCGGAAACAATTCCCATTGTATTTTTTTTACACCATCAGCCAGTGCGATGCGTTCGGACGTAACACTGTGCGATTGCAACACTTGTTGTATGTACTTAGCCAACGTCGTCTTGCCGCTGCCTGCTGGACCCACAATCGCGATATTCGGTATCACTCACTCCACCTCCCCAAAATCAATACTCCCTAGCCACGATGGTGTGGATGGTTTGTGTTCCGTCTCGATTGGTGTATTGACCACAACTTGTTCTTCAGCCAACTTGCGACGTTCTTCTTCGCGTTCACGCAATTGTGACCAGTATTGTATGGACTCCTCAATTACAAATGCGATGCTGGATATTGTTTTGTATTGTTTGCCACGCATTTTCGCATATCGTATCGCGTCAATAATCTGTTCCGTAGAATAAAATTTGCGCAACACACGATTTAGCTTTATGTACTCTTGTCGCGTAACTGTTTTATTCCACGGTACTGACGGAGGAAATGTTGATAGAAACTCCTCGATAATTCTGTCGTTGTCCAATTGTCGTTGGCTGCGTTTACGTCCAGTCATAATGTAATATCCTCACCTTCACGTATTGTCGACCAAAATTAATACACTGTTGCTGACTCCAAAAGAAAATGTCGATATGATTTCCTTTGATAGCGCCGCCCGTATCCTCGCCAATATATGTGTGCGTCGTACCATCCGCAAACTCGACCTCTACAGTGCTGCCAAGTGGGATGATATTTGGGTCAACTGCTATAGTCGTACCCTGTTCAACTGGCTTGCCTGATGCAGTAATGGTGCCCTGACCAGGTTCATACGGACTATACGCGGTAGCAATATACGTTACCCATCGTGGCTTACTCGCATGTTTGTGTGACTTTCGTTTACGTTTGCGTTTTGTATGTGTGGGTGCCTTATACGTATCAATTATACTAACCGTATCATCTGATATAGTTGGTGTAACGGGAGGTTGCGGAGCAGGAGGTATTAATATTCCCGCTACCGCACCTACCATTACTAGCGTACCAACAAGTTTAGTCCACTTCAAACCGATACAATCACCTCCTTCGGTGGCAATATACCATCTAGAATTTCAGGCAGGTCATCTTCTCGTGTGTAATATGGGATATACGCAATCCGAATGTTATTCGATACGCAATAATCCCATTTAATATAGTCGCGTAAACGAGTTTGTTCGAAAGATTCATCACCACCGAACGTCTCGACTGGTTCAAAATGTTGCCGTCCTTGCCATTCAATCAATGTATATAACTCGCCATCGTTGAATATAGCAAAATCGAACGGTAACGCGCGTACATTTTTGCAATCATCAAATTTAAATTGCTGTTTATAATCAACACCACGTTCATCCAACAGGCGTTTAATCAATCTTTCCCCTCTCGAAATATTACATATCGGACATCCCGTTTTAGTTATATTATTAGGTGTGCACATCCACTCATGCCCACATTCAATATCTTTGAATAAAATCCGAGTGTTTGCAGTTTTATAAGGTTCAAGTGCAATAACTTTCCCGCCATGCGCCGAGTACAAATTTGATTCGAATTCATCTTGCGTTAATGTGCGCTCTAGTGCCGCTTTTCTATCCGCACACACACGACAACCTGTCGGATTGGTCTTTATAAGGTTCCACGCAACTGTTTCCCATTGATTATTACAACCATCTACGTTACAACGCAATGCAATGCGTTTGCTATTTCCTTTGTACCTTCCAACAATCGATATCTTATCACCGTGGATTTTCTTTACTTTCGCGACA
Above is a genomic segment from Alicyclobacillus acidoterrestris containing:
- a CDS encoding 3D domain-containing protein — its product is MVGAVAGILIPPAPQPPVTPTISDDTVSIIDTYKAPTHTKRKRKRKSHKHASKPRWVTYIATAYSPYEPGQGTITASGKPVEQGTTIAVDPNIIPLGSTVEVEFADGTTHTYIGEDTGGAIKGNHIDIFFWSQQQCINFGRQYVKVRILHYDWT
- a CDS encoding AAA family ATPase, with the translated sequence MIPNIAIVGPAGSGKTTLAKYIQQVLQSHSVTSERIALADGVKKIQWELFPDLTGKPRKVYQHIGMSMREIDADVWIKYTDKRISDYPCTVHFVLDDMRLRNEYDHYTRKGWYTVRIVAPDDVRIQRLRERDGEVDMDTLQHVTESELADVYTNAVIHNDGDVEQLFMDAQKLIQSLI